A window of the Branchiostoma floridae strain S238N-H82 chromosome 12, Bfl_VNyyK, whole genome shotgun sequence genome harbors these coding sequences:
- the LOC118427318 gene encoding peroxisomal carnitine O-octanoyltransferase-like — MSLTRVHRNAVQLLQYVASRTGLTEAVRKLQLARQFAASDDELKQLHWIPGILQEWLQKKAIQVFGERTWKYQDSIPHLPVPPLKNTLDKYLESVKPFVTAEEYKHTETVVREFEQGVGQSLHQQLLERAKVKRNWLEDWWVDLMYLQSRHSLPLTSNVVGFVPVMDHMWSAIGVEPADRVPLFLSASLYLWKLLRKEQIPVDKAVLTGQPFCMDQFRSMFSAHRVPGVTMDKLVSHFKTESEGPSPTHITVLCKGRVFKMECVDQDGEPLTPAELKIQLEGVKQQCENVCEGPHISVLTAGNRTEWAKTREKMMEMGPVNAHNLSVIEKSILVLAFDDATPKDSGEALHQALAGSGKNRWFDHVNTEVAFKNGLFAGNFEHTPADGMVAAYLGYFVFAQSQRIGPIRKDQVPARPAPEPEELIFTIDDEIRDEIIHTQETFIKQASDLELVCPSFTDYGKKFIRSFKLHPDYYIQTALQLAYFRLHRK; from the exons ATGTCGCTGACCAGAGTACACCGAAACGCCGTCCAGCTGCTGCAGTATGTCGCCTCCCGCACGGGGCTTACCGAAGCCGTCAGGAAACTCCAGCTAGCGCGGCAGTTTGCGGCCAGCGACGACGAACTGAAGCAACTGCAT TGGATACCTGGAATTCTACAAGAATGGTTACAGAAGAAAGCGATCCAAGTGTTTGGAGAGCGAACCTGGAAGTACCAGGACTCAATACCACATTTACCTGTACCTCCTCTCAAGAACACTCTGGACAAGTATCTAGAGTCAG TAAAACCATTCGTTACGGCGGAGGAATACAAGCACACAGAGACGGTGGTGAGGGAGTTTGAACAAGGGGTCGGTCAATCCCTGCATCAGCAATTACTGGAGAGGGCAAAGGTTAAAAGGAACTGG CTTGAAGACTGGTGGGTGGATCTGATGTACCTTCAGTCACGGCACTCCCTTCCCCTGACTTCCAACGTTGTCGGGTTTGTACCCGTCATGGACCACATGTGGTCTGCCATAGGAGTGGAACCGGCAGACAGGGTTCCACTGTTCCTCTCGGCATCTCTCTATCTGTGGAAACTCCTCAGGAA AGAGCAGATACCGGTAGACAAGGCTGTGCTGACAGGACAGCCGTTCTGTATGGATCAGTTTCGCAGCATGTTCTCGGCTCACAGGGTTCCTGGTGTGACCATGGACAAGCTTGTCAGCCATTTTAAGACAG AATCTGAAGGCCCATCACCCACCCACATCACGGTGCTGTGTAAAGGTCGTGTGTTCAAGATGGAGTGTGTCGATCAAGACGGCGAACCTCTCACTCCTGCAGAGCTTAAAAT ACAACTGGAAGGCGTGAAACAACAATGTGAGAACGTCTGTGAGGGACCTCACATCTCTGTGCTAACTGCGGGAAacaggacggaatgggcaaag ACTAGAGAGAAGATGATGGAGATGGGCCCAGTCAATGCTCATAACCTGTCCGTCATTGAGAAAAGTATCTTAGTCTTAGCGTTTGACGATGCCACACCGAAGGACAGTGGGGAG GCCCTTCACCAGGCGTTGGCAGGCAGTGGCAAGAATAGATGGTTTGACCATGTCAACACTGAGGTGGCCTTTAAGAACGGTCTTTTCGCTGGCAACTTCgag CATACACCAGCAGATGGCATGGTGGCTGCGTATTTGGGATACTTCGTTTTTGCTCAGTCACAGAGGATTGGACCAATACGGAAG GACCAGGTTCCCGCCAGGCCCGCTCCGGAACCAGAGGAACTGATTTTCACCATAGATGACGAGATACGTGATGAAATTATACATACACAGGAGACATTCATTAAGCAG GCTTCGGACTTGGAACTAGTCTGCCCCAGCTTCACAGACTATGGGAAGAAGTTCATCCGTAGTTTCAAGCTCCACCCGGACTACTACATACAGACTGCACTACAGCTGGCGTACTTCAGGCTACATAGGAAGTAA